From the Butyrivibrio fibrisolvens genome, one window contains:
- a CDS encoding IMP cyclohydrolase, giving the protein MTDLQKELSGNSYPGRGIVIGTSADGKYAVCAYFIMGRSVNSRNRVFVTDGTGIRTQAFDPSKMEDPSLIIYAPVRTYGFYTIVTNGDQTDTIYDGLSTGKTFEESLRSREFEPDAPNYTPRISGLMHVITGKYDYALSILKSDHGDPSNCQRFTYSYENPKAGEGYFIHTYMGDGNPLPSYEGEPTLVNIEGDIDTFTENVWNALNEDNKVSLFTRFINIATGEYETRIVNKNKD; this is encoded by the coding sequence ATGACAGATTTACAGAAAGAACTTTCAGGCAATTCTTATCCGGGACGTGGTATTGTTATTGGCACAAGTGCTGATGGCAAGTATGCTGTATGCGCATATTTCATCATGGGCAGAAGTGTTAACAGCCGTAACCGCGTATTCGTAACAGACGGAACAGGAATCCGCACACAGGCATTCGATCCTTCCAAGATGGAAGATCCAAGCCTTATCATCTATGCACCTGTAAGAACATACGGTTTTTACACAATCGTAACTAACGGTGATCAGACAGATACTATCTATGATGGCCTTTCAACAGGCAAGACTTTTGAAGAGTCACTCAGAAGCCGTGAGTTTGAGCCTGATGCTCCAAACTACACACCTCGTATATCAGGCCTTATGCATGTGATCACAGGTAAGTATGACTATGCTCTTTCTATTCTTAAGAGCGATCACGGCGATCCATCCAATTGCCAGAGATTCACATATTCTTATGAAAATCCTAAGGCTGGCGAAGGTTATTTTATCCACACATACATGGGTGATGGCAACCCGCTTCCAAGCTATGAGGGAGAGCCTACACTTGTAAACATCGAGGGCGATATCGACACATTCACAGAGAATGTATGGAATGCTCTTAATGAAGATAACAAGGTATCTCTTTTCACAAGATTCATCAATATCGCAACAGGCGAGTATGAGACAAGGATCGTTAACAAGAATAAAGACTGA